The sequence below is a genomic window from Candidatus Bathyarchaeota archaeon.
GGAAACTCCACCCACATTGCGGAAGCGCATGCTTGCAAGAGCTAGGGCGAGAGCCCTAAAGCCGAGAGCAGAAACGAAACTTTGAATCATTAAGCGATGAAACGGAAACGTTGAGCTGTGATCGATTCAAGGGTGAAACGGCTCGGCTGCGCTGTGAAAGGGGAAATAGGCGCCTATGAGGTCCGCAGGAGGCGTGGGTACCCCGATTAGATAAATGCCGCTTAAAACAGAAGGTGGGTTACGGCCGGCACGCCAATCCACTAAGCTACCAAAGACAAAAATTATTAATGAACTCTAATTTTTATCTTCTTTAGAAACAAAATGATTTTAACTTAAGCAAAACTAGCGTTAATTAATTCTTTATAAAATATGGAGTAAATAACGAATAAAGCAGAAAAATTAATTTATTAAATTCTTTTTTCTGTCAAATATATTATATTAAGTTAATAATACTAATTTTCCATAAATCCATAAATAATTTAGAAATCAAATCTCATCTAAATTTTCCTTAATCCTATTCATAAGGCTTCCTTTCAGGCATTAATCCAGCTTTTTTGAGAGTTTCCCTTAATTTTGTTTTTTCTTGTTTGTTTAAGGACTCTGCAGGTGGTAGCGTGTAACCACCAGGTAAATCAAGCATATTCATAGCTTCCTTAATGGAAACAGGGAAAGTTCCATAACTAATTACTGGTGATAAAGCAACCAATTTAAAATGCAATTCTCTAGCTTTATCAAAATCCCCTTTTAAATAACTTTTATATATTTCAACTAAGATTTTAGCTGCTATATTTGCTTCTCCACATAAAGTTGTTTTCCCGCCTAAAATAAGGCTTGGAAGAAAGAGGGAGCCATAGCCTTGAATTACATCAAAATCCTTTGGAGCTTGATTTAAAAGCGTTTGATAATAAAGCATATTAGCGCTGCTATCTTTTATTCCCATAATGTTATCAATTTTTGCTGCTTCAATTACAACTTCAATAGGGATAGAATAACCTACAAAGGATGGAAGATTGTAAAGGATTATAGGAAAATCTACCGCCTCAGCTATAGCCTTATAATGGTTTAATAAAGCTTTAGGGCTTGGATGAAAATACCAGGGCGGATGAATAACAGCTGCATGTGCTCCCAAATTCTTTGCATCTTTAGTATAGATTATAGCATCTCTTGTAGTTATTCCCCCAGTTCCAGGTATAACTGGAATACTGCCTTTCGCTTCATTTAAAACCGCTTCTAATACTTTTCTTCTTTCCTCTCTATTAAGCTTTGGTCCTTCTCCTATGCTTCCTAAAGGAAAAAGGCCATCCACTTCACATGCTATAAGCCAATTGGTAAGCTTTCTTAATCCTTCAAAATCTACCTTTCCATTTTTAGTAAAAGGCGTAACCATCGCAGGAATAACTCCTTTAACCTTCCACCTCATTATAAACGCCTCATTTAACTCATTTCCAAACTATACTTAAATCTTTAATCTTTTCTTGTTAACCTGCAGAAACCCATTTAACGTTTTACCATGCTTATTTTTAAATTAATTTACACCTTTTTAAATAATTTGCATGAAAGTTTAAGCAAATGTATGTGTCTTCTCTCATCATCAGCAATATACTTAACTATTTCTTTTACAACTGGATCGCTTTCTGAACGCTTTAAAACTTTTCCATGAATCATAATTAAATATTCCTCGCTTACAGATTCTTCAAAATCAATAAGTTTCTTCATTACATCTATGATTGAACCGCCTTGCTCAATTTGCATTTTTAAAAACTGAATATTTTTTAACGACTCTTTAATTAAATAACCCGCTTCCTTTCCGCACTCTTCAACATCAGACAATTGAAGTCTCTTATTTTTTAAATTTGCAATTTGAAATAAAAGCTCCTTATGTTTTCTTGTTTCATAAAGAATATTAAGCAGAAAAAGTTTAAGTAAATTTTCTTCGCATCGATCTATGAGTTTTTCATAAAGTTTAGCTGTTTCATCTTCAAGCAAAGCGAGACAAGCATAATATTTACTTGAAAAATCCAAATTTTTTCCCTTTAAAATTCAATTCTTTAATCTGAAATATAAACATTTAAAAAGATTTTAATGAATTTAACAATGTTTTCATTATTGGCTTTATTGTTGCAATGGTTTAATTATTTTTGTTAACCTGCAAAATGCGCATTTATTTTTTGAGGTTGGCATACCGCAGATTTCGCACTCAAAAATTTTTTCAGGAGGAAGCTTAAGGTAGGGAGCTATTCTTTTAACATATGATTTAAAAAGCATATGCTTAAAAGTTGGCGTTTCCTTCATTATAACTGTGTTAATAAACCTCTTGTTTTTTAGGCTTCTATTTCCCTTCGATAATGGACATGAGAGGCTTCTAAAGGGGAGCTCAGCATAAGAAGCGTAAAGCAAATCTTCCATTTCAGTTATCATGCATAAAGGTTTTATTCTAGCAATAAGTTTCGGGTGATTTCCTGGAAGCACAGGGTTAACTCTAGATAATTGAACAGCATCTCCTTGAATATAACAATTAAAAATAACTTCTACTATATCATCTAAATTATGGCCTGTAGCTAATTTATCCAGCTTATTTTCATAAGCAATTTTATTCAGCAAGTAACGCTTTATTGTTCCGCAAATAGAGCATATTTTTCTTCCATGCCTTGTTTTTTCAAAGTTATGAATTGAAAAACCAAGTTGCTCAATTAAATTAAACTCTATTAATGGAACATTAAGTTTTTTAATGAAGCTTCGTAAAACTTCATTGCAATGATTTGAATATTCCTTAACGCCCAAATTTAAGTGGATCGCCATTAAATTTAATGATGGATAAAGCTTTTTAAGCATATAAAGAAGCGTTGTGCTATCTTTTCCTCCTGAAACTGCTACACCAACCTTTTCATTAGGCTTAATCATTCTATAGGCTTCAATGGTTCTTTTAACTTTTCTTTCATAATAGTTTAAAAAGCAATTTATGCAAAGCCATCTTCTCGAGTAATCTATAAATATTTCTGCAGGTTCCTTTGAGCATGCGTAGCATAAACGCATAAGATTTTCCTCTCTTTAAAACTTAAATTTCACTTGATTAAAAATAAACCTTTATTTAAATTTAAATAAAAAAGAAGGAGTTTGAGGAGTTTTTGCTTCAAATAGCTGAATCTCACGGTGTAAAGATCTACGTGAATAAAGATAATTTTCTCTCTTTCACTAATAGCCCTTATTATGCTCATAAAAAATTATCCGCCATAGATATTTATCCACCTAGAGGTTGCAGAGAAGCTTTAAGTCCAATTGAAGGTAAAACAAGCTTAATTAAAGTTCTTAAAGAAGATTACGTTATAATAATTAAAGTTAATGAAGAAGCATGCATTAAAATTCTTCATGTTAAACCAAAATTAAAAGTTGGAGATAAAGTTTATCCAGGAGATTTTATAGGAGAAATAATTTGGAGTCCATTTTATAATTTTTGGACAGATTATCATGCGCATATTGAAGTTAGACCTATTAAAGACCCTTTAAGAGCTAAAGGTGGTTACGAATTAAACATTTCACCTTTACTTTCTAAGACGAAAATTAATGAAAGCTTCAACAGGTTTTTTAGAGTTGAAGAAGTTAATAAAAGGTATATTCTTTTGAAAAATCAATGTGCTCAAAATTTTTTCGCGTCTTCTCTTTCAATTAAAATTTTTGAAGGTTGTTTAGAAGGAGGATTTTTTCATTATGGTCATGGCGCATTAATAACTTTAAAAACCTTAAACTTTTTAACATTTAAAGAAGGAAATTCAACAAAATTAACCTTTAATTCTTTCGAGGCGATTGTTGACTATATTAAAGATACGTATATTCACTTTATTTTTGAGAAAAAACCATTCTTAATTAATAATGAAAAATATAAAGGGTTAAGCGTTTACATTAACGATAAGTTTTTAAAACTCATCCCCATTAAGCCGGGTGAAACTAAAATTAAGGAAGGAGATGAAATCTCATTACCTTTTCTTAATAATTTAATAAACTGTTTCAGCAAATTAAATAAAACTTAAATTGCTTCAATTACAATTAATTATTGTTGAGTTTAAAATGATTCCTAAAGAATTTTTTGTTACTTGCGGGAAAGCTGTAAGCAAAGTTTCTCAACTTAATGCATTTGATTTAGCTTTAGTTAAAGCTGGAATAGCTCAATGCAATTTAGTAAACGTCTCATCCATTCTTCCTCCTAAATGCAAAGAAACTAAAAGAAGAAAAATTCCTATAGGAGCGATTACCCACGCCGTTTTAGCTAGAATGGATGGTAATGAGGGAGAAACTATTGGTGCTGGTGTAGCTTGGGCTTGGAAAAAAGATGGGGAATACGGATTGGTGGCTGAAGCTCATGGATATATGGATCGAAAAGCTTTACTAGAAATTTTAGAGTGGAAAATAAATGAAATGGCTCAAAATCGAGGAATTGAATTAACTAAAATTAAGCATAAAATAGATGTTTTATGGATTCCTATGGATCATTATGGATCTGTTATAAGCGCTTTAGTTTATGTTCCAATGAAAGAAAACAAGCGAATTTAACTTTTCAATATTTTTTTGAGGATTCAAAAATTTTTGCTCCAACTTTAGTTAATGGAAAAACTCCTAAAACATCCTCTAAAATTAACAAGAATCTAGCGAGAATAGCGAAAGCTAAAGCTGAATCCATTGAGAATCCAAGCAAATAAAGAATGCCTACAGCTGCTCCTTCTTGAAAACCTAAACCTGAAGGTGTTAAAGGAACAAAAGAGAGGGCTGTTATTAATGGGTGAAGAAGAAAAAAATCTAAGAAGCTAAGCTGCTTTATGCTTAAGGCTAATCCTATGAAAAACCACTCAAGGCCTTTAATAATCCATGAAATTAAAGTTAAAACAGCTACGATTGGAATTGCAGATTTAAATTTTTCAGCTTCAGATTGAAAGCTTAAAGTTTTACTTAACAAATACGAAATTATTTTTCCAATTAAAGGTTTACAGCTAAAAGCCTTTATTACGCCATAAAGCCTTTTTGACCACATGCTTAAAGCTATAGCTAACCCTCCAAGAAACATTAACGCTATGCCTAAAATAGATAAGGCTAAAAGCTCCTTAGCTAAATACACTTTAGAAGCCAAATAGAAAGCCGCCATCAACCCTCCAATCATTTTAATCAAAAACTCTATGGATTGACATCCTAAAATACAGGAAAACCCCGCTTCTATAGGGACTCCATCCGCATTAAGAATTAATGGAACCGTTAAGTATCCTGATCTTGCGGGGGTAAAATCGCTTGCAAGCATGCCGCCATATTGAGCCATTAAAGCCTTAAAGAAGCTTAGATTCCTTCCTAAGCTACGAATAACATATTTAATTCTATAAGCAAAAATCAAGTTCATTAAGAAGTAGGCGAGCAAGGCTAAACTTAAAAAAACATAATTTGCCTTACTTAACACAAAAAATAAATTCTTTGCATTAATATACCAAACTAAAGCAAGAATGATTAAAACTCCAAAAATCAATTGAATCATTAAAGCCAGTTTTTTATTAAGATTCAAAGTTTACCCCCTATTTAATTCAGATATAACTTTTATAAGATTTTGAGTTTAATATATAAGGATAGTTAAAATAGTAAACCATAAATAACTCTTTTATTATTAAGCTTGAATTTAGGGGAGGTTGCATAAACTGAGGAGAAATAGGAGAGATAATCTTCTTTAAGGTTAACATCATTTTAACTCAATTTTACTTTAACGTTTTTATAAAGGAGGTTTTAAATTGGCTTGGAGGCTTCTTATAGAGAGAGAGTGCGCTCTTCCGGAGAGAGTTAAGTTTCTTGATACTACTTTAAGGGATGGAGAGCAAACTCCAGGTGTTGCGCTTTTACCTGAAGAAAAGCTTCAAATAGCTAGACAGCTTGATGCTTTAAGCGTAGACTATATAGAAGCTGGTTTTCCAGCAACTTCTGAGGGCGAAAAGGAAGCTGTAAAAGCGATAGCTAATGGCGGTCTTAAAGCTGAAATTGTCGGTTTAGCTAGAGCTGTTAAGCAAGATATAGATTTAGCTATTTCATGCGATGTAGATGCGATTCACACTTTTATAGCCACATCTGAAATTCATATGAAAAAGAAATTAAATATGAATAGAGAAGAGGTTTTATCTAAAGCTGTTAAAGCTGTGGAGTACGCTAAAAGCTTCGGCGTGAAAGTCGAGTTTTCAGCTGAAGATGCTACTAGAAGCGATTTAAATTTTTTAATTAAAGTTTATAAAGCTGTTGTTGAAGCTGGAGCTGATAGAATTGACATACCTGATACTGTTGGTGTAGCAATCCCAAAGGGAATGTATAATTTAGTTAAAGCTATTAAAGCTCAAGTTAAGGTTCCTATAGCTTTGCATTGTCATAATGATATGGGTTTAGCTGTTGCCAACTCACTAGCTGGAGTTGAAGCTGGAGCTGAAGAAATTCATGTAACAATAAATGGTTTAGGTGAAAGAGCTGGAAACGCAAGTTTAGAAGAGGTTGCTTTAAGCCTTCACGCACTTTACGGCATTAAAACAAACTTAAATTTAAAAGAAATTTATAAAACTTCAATTTTAGTTTCAAAGCTTACTGGAATTTCAATACCTATAAATAAACCTATAGTTGGCGATAATGCTTTTGCTCATGAAAGTGGAATTCATACAGCTGGAATAGTTTCATCCCCAGATACATATGAACCTCTTCCACCAGAAATAGTTGGTAGAGAAAGGAGAATTGTAGCTGGAAAACATGCTGGAAAACATGGAATTGAAGCTATGCTCGAAGAATTAGGCTTTGAGTTAACTAAAGAACAGCTTATGGAAGTTGTTTTTAGAGTTAAACAGCTTGGAGATAAAGGAAGATTAGTTACAGAAGCGGATTTAAAAAATATAGCTGAAGCCATATCTGGAAGCTTAACTCCAAGCAAAAGAAAAATAAACCTTGAAGATTTGCTTGTAGTTACAGGAAATAAAGTTACACCTACAGCCACCGTTAGGCTTACCATAAATGGTAGAGAATATAAAAATTCAGAGTATGGTGTTGGACCAATAGACGCTGTTTTAAAAGCTATTCAAGGAATTGTAAGCGACGTAATGAATTTTAAACTTGTTGAATTTAGGCTTGAAGCTACATCCGGTGGAAGCGACGCTTTAGCTAACGTTATGGTTAAAGTCATGGATAAAGCTGGAAGAATGGTTAGCGGAAGAGGTGTTAGAGAAGACATAGTGATGGCTGGCGTTGAAGCTATAATTAACGCAGCTAACCGGCTTATTAGATTATACGAGAAACATTAAAAATTTAAGCTATTCAATATTGAAAATTTACTTAAAATATTTTCTAATTCTTTTTTCTTTAAAAAAGCGTAAAGTTTATTAATGATTTTTTATAGGGCTAAATGATAAAACTGGAGGAGGCTTTTAATGAAGAAGATTAAATGCCCAGATTGCGGAGCAGATATAGATGTTCCAGATGACGTTATGGTAAATGAGATTATAGCTTGTCCAGATTGCGGTTTAGAGCTTGAAATAACAAAAATTGAAGGCGATAAATTAAGCTATCAAAGGGTTGTAGTAGAGAAGGAGGATTGGGGTGAATAAAGCTAGCTTAGGAATGGTTTGCGATCATATTAGGCTTGATGAAAAATTAATTATTGAAGCTGCTAAAAAAATGGATGTTCCGCTTAATATTTATAATGCAGATGAACTTTTTTTAGGGGTTAATGAAGAACCAAGCTTTGAACCTGTAATTCTTCAAAGAAGCATAAGCTACTTTAGAAACCTTCATATAACTGCTCTGCTTGAAAAAATGGGCATTCAAGTAGTAAACTCTTTTCATTCAGCTTTAATTTGCGGGAATAAAGCTTTATCTTCTTTAACTCTTTCTAAAGCAGGTGTTCCAACTCCAAAAACTTTTATAGCTTTTTCTAAAGAAGGTGCATTAAAAGCTTTAGAGAAGCTTGGTTACCCCGCGATTCTAAAGCCTGTTATTGGAAGCTGGGGCAGGCTTATAGCGCTTTTAAAAGATTCTGAATCTGCTAAAGCCATTCTTGAATCTAGAGAATATATGTTTCCAATCTACCAAATATTCTATCTTCAAGAAATGATTAAAAAACCAAATAGAGATATAAGATGTTTTGTTATAGGAGATCAAGCTGTAGCCGCTATCTATAGATATTCTCCTCCAGGAGAATTTAAAACCAATGTTTATATTGGTGGAGAAGCTGAAGCTTGCAAAATAACATGTGAACTTGAAGAGTTAAGCGTTAAAGCTGCTAAAGCTGTTGGAGGAGGAATATTTGGAGTAGACTTAATGGAAAGCCCTGAAGGCTTAATTGTTCATGAAGTAAATTATGCAACTGAATTTAAAAAAACAGTTGAAGTATCTAAAGTTGATATTCCAAAATTAATTATAGAATATTTAATTGAAAAATTGAAAAGGTGAATTATATTGAAGATTGGCGTAGTTGGAGGAGCAGGATACGTTGGAGGAGAGCTTTTAAGAATTTTGTTAAATCATCCAAAAGCTGAAATTCAAACTGTCACATCTAGGCAGCACGCTGGAAAATATGTTTTTAAAGCGCATCCTAATCTTCGAGGTTTAACTCAACTTAAATTTTCTCCTTTAAACGAGGAAATATTAAGTAAAGAATGCGATATAGTTTTTTTAGCTGTTCCTCACGGGAGCTCAATGAAGTTAACTCCTAAACTTTTAAATCAAGGCTTAAAAGTTATTGATTTAAGCGCTGATTACAGGCTTAAAAACCCTGAAGACTACCAAGCTTGGTATAATTGGAAACATGAAAACCCAGAGTTGTTAAAGGAAGCTGTATATGGATTACCTGAGCTTTATAGAGAGCTTATAAAAAATGCTAAGCTGATCGCTTGTCCAGGTTGCATGGCTTCAGCTTCAATCTTAGGGTTAGCACCTTTAATTAAAAATGAAGTTGTAGAATTTAATAGAATAGTTATAGATGTTAAAATCGGCTCTTCAGGGGCTGGAAATCAACCAACATTAGCTTCTCATCATCCTGAAAGATTTGGAGGCGTTAGACCATATAAACCTGTAAGTCACAGGCATATAGCTGAAATAGAGCAAGAGCTTTCAATTTTATCTGGAAAAAAAGTTAATGTAGCTTTTACGCCTCATGCAGTAAACATGGTTAGAGGAATTTTAGCTACAATCCATTGTTTTTTAACAAAATCTCTTTTAATACCTGATATATGGCGGATTTACCGAGAATTCTATAAAAATGAACCTTTTATACGCTTTGTTAAAGATAGAGAAGGTTTATATAATTTACCTAACCCGAAGACCCTTAATGGAGTAAACATATGCGATTTAGGCTTTGAATTAGATGAAAGAATTGGAAGAATCATAGTTTTCTCCGCTATTGACAACTTGGTTAAAGGTGCAGCTGGTCAAGCTGTTCAATGCTTTAACATTATGATTGGTATAGATGAAAAAACTGGGCTTGAAGCTTTAAGCATACACCCAGTTTAATGAATGGTGAATGAAATTGATTGTTGTTAAGCTTGGTGGAAGCGTTTTAGAAGCAGGTCTTCCAGAAAACTTTATTAAGGATTTAAAAAACTGCTTATCAAACGATAAATTTGCTTTAGTTCATGGTGGAGGAAAAATAGTTAATGATGTAGCTGAAAAAATGGGGAAACAACAGAAATTTATTGTTTCCCCTGAAGGTTTCAGAAGTAGATACACCGATAAAGAAACTATGGAAATTTTCATGATGGTTATGGCTGGAAGAATAAACAAGGAAATAACTTTAACTTTATTAAAAGCAGGAGTTAAAGCTGTTGGACTTTCAGGAGTTGATGGAGCTTTAATTAAAGCTGAAAGAAAAAAGAGGCTTATTCAAATCGATGAAAGAGGAAGAAAAAGAGTTATAGATGGTGGTTATACAGGGAAAATCACTGAAGTGGATGCAGTTCTTCTTAAAAGCTTAATTAATATTGGTTATACGCCTGTAATAGCTCCAATAGCTTTAAGCGAAGAATATGAAGCGCTAAATATTGATGGTGATAGAGCTGCTGCCTATATAGCTGGAGGCTTAGAAGCAGACTTGTTAATTCTATTTACTGATGTGTCTGGAGTTATGATTAATGGAAAAATTATCCAAAAGTTAACTTTAAGCGAAGCTGAAGAAACCTTAACTAAAGTCGGTCATGGAATGATAACGAAGATTTTCGCTGCTACAGAAGCCTTAAAAAAAGGCGTTAAAAAAGTTATTATAGGGTCAGGCATTATTGAAACTCCAATTTCATCAGCTTTAAAAGGTTTAGGAACAATTATAGTGAAATAACATTTGAATAAAGAAGAAATTATTTTAGCTGAACAAAAATTTATGGCTAAAGTTTACGCTAAAAAACCCTTAATTTTAGTTAAAGGTAAGGGAGATTTAGTTTGGGATATTAATGGAAAACAATATATTGATTGCTCAGGAAGTTATGGAGCGGCTGTAATTGGATATTGCCATCCAAAAGTTATTGAAGCTATTAAAAATCAAGTTGAAAATTTAACTTCATGCCATGGCTTTGCTTATAATGAAGCTAGATCAATGCTTTTAGAAAAGCTAGCTAAACTTTTCCCGGAAGGCTTTAAATTCTTTTTATCTAATAGCGGAACCGAAGCTGTTGAATGCGCTTTAAAACTTGCTAGGAAATTCACTGGAAAAATGGAGATAATTGCTATGAAAGGAGGTTATCATGGAAAAACTTTAGGCGCTTTATCAGCTACATGGAATAAAAAGTATAGAAATAATTTTGAACCTTTGCTTAAAAGCGTTAAGCATGTTCCTTATGGAGACTCTGAAGCTATTAAAAACTCTATAACTGAAGAAACAGCTGCTGTAATTGTTGAACCTATTCAAGGAGAAAGCGGCGTTAAAGTTCCACCTAAAGAATTCCTAAAAGAATTAAGAGAAATATGCTATGAAAAAAACATTATTTTAATTTTAGATGAAATTCAAACTGGATTCGGTAGAACAGGAAAAATATTCTGTTTTCAACATTACGATATAACTCCAGATATTATTTGTTTAGCTAAAGGTTTGGCTGGA
It includes:
- the dapA gene encoding 4-hydroxy-tetrahydrodipicolinate synthase, translating into MRWKVKGVIPAMVTPFTKNGKVDFEGLRKLTNWLIACEVDGLFPLGSIGEGPKLNREERRKVLEAVLNEAKGSIPVIPGTGGITTRDAIIYTKDAKNLGAHAAVIHPPWYFHPSPKALLNHYKAIAEAVDFPIILYNLPSFVGYSIPIEVVIEAAKIDNIMGIKDSSANMLYYQTLLNQAPKDFDVIQGYGSLFLPSLILGGKTTLCGEANIAAKILVEIYKSYLKGDFDKARELHFKLVALSPVISYGTFPVSIKEAMNMLDLPGGYTLPPAESLNKQEKTKLRETLKKAGLMPERKPYE
- a CDS encoding adenine nucleotide alpha hydrolase family protein, with protein sequence MRLCYACSKEPAEIFIDYSRRWLCINCFLNYYERKVKRTIEAYRMIKPNEKVGVAVSGGKDSTTLLYMLKKLYPSLNLMAIHLNLGVKEYSNHCNEVLRSFIKKLNVPLIEFNLIEQLGFSIHNFEKTRHGRKICSICGTIKRYLLNKIAYENKLDKLATGHNLDDIVEVIFNCYIQGDAVQLSRVNPVLPGNHPKLIARIKPLCMITEMEDLLYASYAELPFRSLSCPLSKGNRSLKNKRFINTVIMKETPTFKHMLFKSYVKRIAPYLKLPPEKIFECEICGMPTSKNKCAFCRLTKIIKPLQQ
- a CDS encoding pyruvoyl-dependent arginine decarboxylase; translation: MIPKEFFVTCGKAVSKVSQLNAFDLALVKAGIAQCNLVNVSSILPPKCKETKRRKIPIGAITHAVLARMDGNEGETIGAGVAWAWKKDGEYGLVAEAHGYMDRKALLEILEWKINEMAQNRGIELTKIKHKIDVLWIPMDHYGSVISALVYVPMKENKRI
- a CDS encoding flippase-like domain-containing protein, which produces MNLNKKLALMIQLIFGVLIILALVWYINAKNLFFVLSKANYVFLSLALLAYFLMNLIFAYRIKYVIRSLGRNLSFFKALMAQYGGMLASDFTPARSGYLTVPLILNADGVPIEAGFSCILGCQSIEFLIKMIGGLMAAFYLASKVYLAKELLALSILGIALMFLGGLAIALSMWSKRLYGVIKAFSCKPLIGKIISYLLSKTLSFQSEAEKFKSAIPIVAVLTLISWIIKGLEWFFIGLALSIKQLSFLDFFLLHPLITALSFVPLTPSGLGFQEGAAVGILYLLGFSMDSALAFAILARFLLILEDVLGVFPLTKVGAKIFESSKKY
- a CDS encoding 2-isopropylmalate synthase, with product MAWRLLIERECALPERVKFLDTTLRDGEQTPGVALLPEEKLQIARQLDALSVDYIEAGFPATSEGEKEAVKAIANGGLKAEIVGLARAVKQDIDLAISCDVDAIHTFIATSEIHMKKKLNMNREEVLSKAVKAVEYAKSFGVKVEFSAEDATRSDLNFLIKVYKAVVEAGADRIDIPDTVGVAIPKGMYNLVKAIKAQVKVPIALHCHNDMGLAVANSLAGVEAGAEEIHVTINGLGERAGNASLEEVALSLHALYGIKTNLNLKEIYKTSILVSKLTGISIPINKPIVGDNAFAHESGIHTAGIVSSPDTYEPLPPEIVGRERRIVAGKHAGKHGIEAMLEELGFELTKEQLMEVVFRVKQLGDKGRLVTEADLKNIAEAISGSLTPSKRKINLEDLLVVTGNKVTPTATVRLTINGREYKNSEYGVGPIDAVLKAIQGIVSDVMNFKLVEFRLEATSGGSDALANVMVKVMDKAGRMVSGRGVREDIVMAGVEAIINAANRLIRLYEKH
- a CDS encoding lysine biosynthesis protein LysW translates to MKCPDCGADIDVPDDVMVNEIIACPDCGLELEITKIEGDKLSYQRVVVEKEDWGE
- the lysX gene encoding lysine biosynthesis protein LysX; its protein translation is MVCDHIRLDEKLIIEAAKKMDVPLNIYNADELFLGVNEEPSFEPVILQRSISYFRNLHITALLEKMGIQVVNSFHSALICGNKALSSLTLSKAGVPTPKTFIAFSKEGALKALEKLGYPAILKPVIGSWGRLIALLKDSESAKAILESREYMFPIYQIFYLQEMIKKPNRDIRCFVIGDQAVAAIYRYSPPGEFKTNVYIGGEAEACKITCELEELSVKAAKAVGGGIFGVDLMESPEGLIVHEVNYATEFKKTVEVSKVDIPKLIIEYLIEKLKR
- a CDS encoding N-acetyl-gamma-glutamyl-phosphate reductase, with the protein product MKIGVVGGAGYVGGELLRILLNHPKAEIQTVTSRQHAGKYVFKAHPNLRGLTQLKFSPLNEEILSKECDIVFLAVPHGSSMKLTPKLLNQGLKVIDLSADYRLKNPEDYQAWYNWKHENPELLKEAVYGLPELYRELIKNAKLIACPGCMASASILGLAPLIKNEVVEFNRIVIDVKIGSSGAGNQPTLASHHPERFGGVRPYKPVSHRHIAEIEQELSILSGKKVNVAFTPHAVNMVRGILATIHCFLTKSLLIPDIWRIYREFYKNEPFIRFVKDREGLYNLPNPKTLNGVNICDLGFELDERIGRIIVFSAIDNLVKGAAGQAVQCFNIMIGIDEKTGLEALSIHPV
- a CDS encoding [LysW]-aminoadipate/[LysW]-glutamate kinase, coding for MIVVKLGGSVLEAGLPENFIKDLKNCLSNDKFALVHGGGKIVNDVAEKMGKQQKFIVSPEGFRSRYTDKETMEIFMMVMAGRINKEITLTLLKAGVKAVGLSGVDGALIKAERKKRLIQIDERGRKRVIDGGYTGKITEVDAVLLKSLINIGYTPVIAPIALSEEYEALNIDGDRAAAYIAGGLEADLLILFTDVSGVMINGKIIQKLTLSEAEETLTKVGHGMITKIFAATEALKKGVKKVIIGSGIIETPISSALKGLGTIIVK
- a CDS encoding aspartate aminotransferase family protein codes for the protein MNKEEIILAEQKFMAKVYAKKPLILVKGKGDLVWDINGKQYIDCSGSYGAAVIGYCHPKVIEAIKNQVENLTSCHGFAYNEARSMLLEKLAKLFPEGFKFFLSNSGTEAVECALKLARKFTGKMEIIAMKGGYHGKTLGALSATWNKKYRNNFEPLLKSVKHVPYGDSEAIKNSITEETAAVIVEPIQGESGVKVPPKEFLKELREICYEKNIILILDEIQTGFGRTGKIFCFQHYDITPDIICLAKGLAGGLPIGVTAAKSEIMDVFQVGEHTSTYGGNPIVSAAACAAIDVLLEENLPEKAWNSGNYFINKLKEIALKHKILRDVRGLGLMIGVEFRFEVYDLLLNLINKGVLALDAGRTVLRFLPPLVISKEHINQVVKVLNEVVEEKESLLA